The following coding sequences lie in one Arachis hypogaea cultivar Tifrunner chromosome 9, arahy.Tifrunner.gnm2.J5K5, whole genome shotgun sequence genomic window:
- the LOC112710806 gene encoding 26S proteasome regulatory subunit 6A homolog isoform X2: MNPEDEAEEDGANIDLDSQRKGKCVVLKTSTRQTIFLPVVGLVDPDKLKPGDLVGVNKDSYLILDTLPSEYDSRVKAMEVDEKPTEDYNDIGGLEKQIQELVEAIVLPMTHKERFQKLGVRPPKGVLLYGPPGTGKTLMARACAAQTNATFLKLAGPQLVQMFIGDGAKLVRDAFQLAKEKSPCIIFIDEIDAIGTKRFDSEVSGDREVQRTMLELLNQLDGFSSDDRIKVIAATNRADILDPALMRSGRLDRKIEFPHPTEEARARILQIHSRKMNVHPDVNFEELARSTDDFNGAQLKAVCVEAGMLALRRDATEVNHEDFNEGIIQVQAKKKASLNYYA, encoded by the exons ACCATCTTTCTTCCTGTTGTTGGGCTCGTTGACCCTGACAAGTTGAAACCGGGTGATCTGGTTGGTGTTAACAAGGATAGTTACTTGATCTTGGATACCCTACCCTCTGAGTATGATTCTCGAGTTAAAGCCATGGAAGTTGACGAAAAACCAACAGAGGATTATAATGACATTGGTGGGCTAGAGAAGCAG ATCCAAGAATTAGTGGAAGCCATTGTTTTACCAATGACACACAAGGAGCGGTTCCAGAAGTTAGGTGTTCGTCCACCAAAGGGAGTGCTCTTATACGGACCTCCAGGGACTGGGAAAACATTAATGGCGCGTGCTTGCGCAGCACAGACAAATGCTACTTTTCTGAAGTTAGCAGGCCCACAGTTGGTTCAG ATGTTTATTGGAGATGGAGCCAAACTCGTCCGTGATGCTTTTCAACTAGCAAAAGAGAAGTCCCCATGCATTATATTTATAGATGAAATTGATGCAATTGGTACAAAGCGGTTTGATAG TGAAGTAAGTGGAGACAGGGAGGTACAAAGAACAATGTTAGAATTGCTCAACCAGCTTGATGGATTTAGCAGTGACGATCGCATTAAG GTGATAGCAGCGACAAATCGGGCAGATATTCTTGACCCAGCTCTTATGCGTTCTGGTCGTCTAGATCGCAAAATTGAATTTCCACACCCAACTGAAGAAGCAAGAGCTAGAATTCTGCAG ATCCATTCGAGGAAGATGAATGTTCATCCGGATGTAAACTTTGAGGAACTAGCTCGGTCCACAGATGATTTCAATGGAGCACAACTTAAGGCTGTCTGTGTTGAGGCTGGAATGTTAGCCCTAAGGCGTGATGCTACTGAG GTGAACCACGAGGACTTTAATGAAGGTATCATCCAAGTCCAAGCAAAGAAAAAGGCAAGCTTGAATTATTATGCATAA